The genomic interval AAAACAACAAGGCCCAATCGGCCCATTTACCTTCTCCAACAGACAAAGAGGCCACGTGGCCTCTTCCCATTCGCGTGCGTCAGCGACGGGCCCCACTTTGCAGCAGCCAGCTGCCTTTGTTCCCCCTAGGGGTGAAAATCGGTCGGTTATGgtcggtttttaaaattttataaccgaccggttggttacggtttttattttacgaaaaccgtaaccgaccgtttagaaattataaccgtataaaaccgacagtacggtttttggcggttttcggtttggcggtttttggcggttttgggcggttttgggcggtttttggcggtttttggcggttttgacggttttttggttaaactattttttaatttcaagatccgaaaccgaccgccgtgtcaaaaaaaccgaaaccgaaaccgaccgccaaattcggtgatgacgtggaaccaaaaattcggttacggtctggtcggtttgatggtcggtttcggtttttcggtttttatgaacacccctagttccCCCTCCGCCTGCCACGCGCGTGTGGCGCCCACTCTCCCTACCAGCCGTGAGTGTGCGCCACCTTCCAGGAGCGCGAGTGGGCCTCGTCCCACCTTGGTCACCAAGCTTCAAAAAGGAAGCTTTCTCCTCTTTTCTGCATGCGCCAAGTTTCACTCAAAGGCtcaatttgatattttttttcagcCAACAGAAGCTTGCCACATGGCACCGCCTTGCCCAAGTCTGCCAATCAAAATGCGACACGTGGCACTCCGAAATCAACTTTGTGTATTTGCAAAATTACCCACAtgcaatttgtaataagtttaattgcacattagtccttttacccttctataaatagaagtttAGGTTTTTAGAATTTAGTTACAGTTTCAGAGTTTCAGACAGAAAAATCCAGAGAAAACGCTCGAGGCAGTCAGTGTTAGTTTATAGCTTTTGTaagttaattttcttatgggtttctaagttcccttattattaaggaggacgatgaaacctagtgtatttaattaagtatttatttttattttgattctcagtacaatatatgcttatgatttttgcttcttaaaataattttctttcatctttaatatcacgtatttttgatagttagaaattattaatgcttggttctacattttattaaaaataatattctttgattttttgtatttacattaaattgtttcacatttaatgcttagaagttataattttaaagcgaaggaaaatctattttttattagaaaataattggtttgattactggttaaatgatgagaatcaatatacacataaatatttttatatacacttaagtggattctgaacccttaataatatcctcaaatattactgaaaatatctgttactgtcatttttatcgtttaaacactttattttattttgttactaaAAACCTCACTATTTTCGGGACTAGGTTAGAGTTTTATTAGCTTAGATTAAATaagatttttctttgatttcacgcaattcccatgggttcgacctcgttcttcacaatctccatactacaataaagattcgtgcgcttgcgagttgataaatgtaaaacgtaCCATTTCGGTATACAAcataggtcagggtgatatgtacattttggaaacacggtagtgaaattgagtaggagcgctaacataaacatggaatctatagcttctatctggcgaatagtaagcaaatgatgatatccttcgagcttgaccaaacgaacataaatggtggagtactcatttcacacaagctgaaatatcatttatacggggtcaagtgttttaaggataaaatacatagtagggtgttacggtaatctaatccctttacagtgtagatcattcatatagaggatcattgatcacattaggattataacaatggataactaatgatgtgtctatatggtggaacatatagagcattctatatactgagagtgcaattctaagttctatgcgtagattcaatgaagaattaataagttagtgaattttaataataaattcttgatctacttattggaagctcggttatatagacccatggtccccgcactagttgagataatattgtttgtaagactcatgtaattggttttgattaatcaattataattctcaaattagactatgtctatttgtgaatttttcactaagtaagggcgaaattgtaaagaaagagtttataggggcatatttgttaattatgatactttgtatggttcaattaataaatatgataaatgacaatattatttaataattatttatagttattaaatagttagaattggcatttaattggttgaattagaaaattggcgtttttgagaaaatcagatgcggaaaagataaaacttcaaaattgcaaaaagtgaggcccaaatccacttgtatagggccgaccacttttgtaggaaatttaaactgatatttttattattttaatgccaaataattcaaacctaaccttagtggaatgctataaatagatagtgaaggctttaggaaatttacactaaatttctacacttctgattcagaaaaaactgagccttctctctccctatctttggccgacctgttctcctctttcttcttcattgaaatttcgaaattcttagtgtgagagtagtgcccacacacagcaagtgatacctcaatcatagtgaggaagatcgtgaagaaagactttcagcaagaaggagtttcagcatcaaagattcagagaaagagatccaggttcagatattgataatgctctgctacaaaaaggaatcaagggctagatatctgaacggaaggagtcattatattcccctGCACCCAAtttaaggtttcttaaactttatacgtgtttatttcatcgttttagaaagttcatatttagggtgttaataaacatacttgtgaatagatctaagatcctggtaaaataatttccaacaaaaataatttatttatatttaattatacattCTATATTAGataaataaacataattttaattttctatacaaTCTATATAAAGGAATTAATTTTTCCTAAAtcttatataaataaacaataaacACACATATTTTTTCGACTACTACAATTTGGACTTTTAGTGACATTATTTAGTGACTCGCACTTTTGTGCGTGTCACTAAAGAATTAGGATTGATTTTTAGTGACACGCACAATTAGACTCTAAACTTTCAGTATTAGTCTCTtataatgtgtgtcactaaaaatatgaagtgtcactaaagagtaatacccataattttttaactttttttttaaaaaaaacatattaatcTATAGTGACACGCCAAACGCGTGTGGGTAAACGTGTCCCGACATGCTAAGCATGTCACTaaatctttttcaattttaattaatattttttttaaaaaaatattaatctaTAGTGACACTCCAAATGCGTGTGGATAAACGTGTCCCGACATGCTAAGCGTGTCActatatcataatttttttttttttttaaaaaaaaaacaacaaatacAGCTTTAGtcatcaataaataaataaaaaaaataaaaataagaggtAATTACCGTACCTGCCTTAagcattaaagaaaaaataatatatttttttggaagaaaaacaaaaggtaataaaaataatagtaaGAAGATATATTTATTAGGGTTACATATTATATGGCTTTtaatctccttctctccttacATTTCTGatattcctctctctctctctttcttctctctcgtTGGCTGCGTCCAACACCCCAGACGCACGACTTCCTCCCACACCAGCGCCTCCCCCTCTCTCCTCCCACACCAGCGCCTCCCCCTCTCTCCTCCTACACACCAGCGCCTCCCCCTCTCTCGCGACACAGACGCACGGCAGCGCCTCAGCCAGGCCGTTCGATTGGGTTCCTCCATCGAACACAGGGGCTTCGAAGAGATCGACCCAGGCGATGGCTGGGTCTTCGGCGATCGACAGCTTCAACGGAGCTGGAATCCGAGATCTTCGCCTCGAAAATATTCAGGTACCCACTTTCTCTTTTTATCTTCTTTTTAGATTCCTGctcaacttttattttttttcttttcatctttccttttatttttgtgtatagATCTCTGGTATATGgtgttctctctctttctctcttgttGAATTTCTCTACAGACGATGGTGGATCTCGGTATCTGTATCGATTGGGCTCAAAAATGGCCGGTCTTGATGAGTCAGTTCTACTGTTGCAGATTGTTAGGGATAGAGATTGGAACTTGAATCAACTAAgttattttttctgtttttttttattcaaatgctCATACCCATAATTATGGGTTTACATTGTTCTTGTATTTcacttatcaaaaaaaaaaaaaacattgttcttgtattttcttttaaacagttatatattcttttgtttgaaatattttactgtaatttattttaaatttctatttttgtttattcaTTTAGTATAAAAATCTTCTGAGTATTTTATGTAAGTATATAGGAATTTGATTAGTTATTATAGCATTAACACCATAAAAATTActttgagttttattttaaaaaaaaaattagtatcatttttttcaaaaataaaatctgGTATCAATCCAACCCACACCggtttacaataaaatttaattaaataatatataaaattagcaattatatatatatttaattactattttaaaaataataatatattacattaataatataaattattatttataatatataaaatttaaattaaaataattaaatattatttttttttaaaatattaataaaaataataaaaaaaaaagatatagtgACACTCTATAGGTGTTGCTGTTACTTTTTCAGTCTGACAAAACTTGACTTTATATGCATATAGTGACGCGCAGAAAGTGAATGTAAAAATGTTCAGTGACATGTgtggagtgtcactaaaaactgTCTTTCCAGTCACCTTCATTAGTGACGcgcgttgaagtgtcactaaagagtTTTAGAGTTACTTAATGTGTGTGACTAAAACCCATTTTTCTAGTAGTGTTCTTACAACAAAAAAGTAAACATACATATTTTGTTTATAAaactatatattaaatataaggATATTattttgtcccgttattgtactttcacggattgtaatccgtgatgtacgacagccatcagatgagggagttatttgatctgacggctaAGATTGATCTAggagtaattagggttaaaaagtagaaacgtattCCGTGAAAGTAAATCACGGGATAAAATCATATCCCattaaatatattagattaataatttataaacattatcaatataaaatataaacataatgtttatatataatttcaCATTTGGTTATAGTTTTgtttattaaaacaaaataaacataaatgttCTATTTTTGaacttatttatgaatttttaataaACAAATTATATTGATTTTATTGAAACATtatcataataaatatattagattaataatagcattataaacattaataataataaactatttaataaacatgtatatacgttttttataaaacataaataaaatttgtaaatatgtttgtatatatataattttgtattaaattttagtaatatatcaaaatataaatattggcttatatatttttatattgaactttatgcattttttttcttcagaaaattaattgaaaataatCAACATGTTAAAATCATaaacttttatgtttatttatattatataatgtgAATATAATgattatttgtaaatatttataaaatgatATAGAATtgtgtaattatattttcttacatatttttataatataattaatttatttgtatataattaaaaattcaccAATATAAAATGATAACCTAAAATTcttattatagaaaaaaaaaattcttttataaattCTTCTTCCGTTAATGGTTCAAAAAAACAAAGTTTATATTCATTAGTTTCTTTTTCTCTAAAAACAAATATATCGGTATCAATtttgtaataataaaataattcaacaacatatatttaataaaaaacacttttcttgataaaaaataataataaactccatatatttaatatttttataaaaaaaatgctttcaaaaaaatatttttataaaataataaaaaaaaaatgtccacGTGTGAAATATATATTCATGGCGCGCGAAAGTATCTACGATAGTCTAGAAGTTGCGATTATATAGCATGAAACTATCTGAGTTGAAACTTCTGGAATCTTCTCCTCTTCCACTTCTCGATCAATCTCGATTTTCGTTTCTTATAAATTACTCACCGAACCCACTCATTCTTCTCCAAAACACTCTCATCCACACACAAAGAAAATATCTACGTTTGATCATGGAAAGTCCCTTCTTCAGAGGCCATTGGAGCAACTTCAAGCCACGTCCCCGCTACTCACCTTCCGCCAGAGAGATTTCGGCCTCAGCCAAGCCATCTCCGAAGGTAGTTTCGATCCCTGTCCATTTTGTCGGCTCGGAACAGAAAAGATCCGATTCTGCATTGAAGGTCCAGAAGGTGTTCCGTGGATTCTTGGTAAGAAAGAGCTTGAAGAGAATTGCTGCAATCAAAGCCGAAGTTGATGAGATCGAGAAGAGAATGTCTCAGAAAGAGACGATGGTATTGATTCGGAAAGACGGAAAGGAGCGGTTGAGGATGAATGAGACTCTGATGAGCTTGCTGTTCAGGTTGGACTCTGTCAAAGGGGTGGATTCAGGGGTTAGGGATTGCCGAAAGACTGTGATTAGAAAAGCAATTCGGTTGCAGGAGAGGCTAGACGCAATCGTCACCGGTGGTGACGAACAATTTCTTGAGGACAAAGAAACTGCTGCTGAATGTGAATCTCTTGGTGATGATGATAAGGCCGTCGAACATACACCAGACTTGGAACGTGAATCTGCTGAGGTTGATCCGAGTCAAGAATCGTCTGCCGATAATACGAATTCCTCCGAAGTCGAACTAGATCGATCGCTTGAAAAGGAAGGCGAAGAACCTGAAATTGAAGAAGATTGCAAATCGGAGCTGAAGAATAATCTCGCTGAACCGGGGATTAATCAGAGGACAGCCGAGGAAGCAAGTGGTGAAACTCTGAAGTCTGAGGACATAGCTGATAATATGGAGGCAGCTAAAGTAAAAACGGAAGAGAACAAAGAGAGCAATGATACGATGAGTGAGTCTGGTTCGTCAATCGATGAAAAAAGTCcaatcgaagaagaagaagatacaGGAAATAAGAAGGAAGAGAATGAGAATAAGGAGAAGAAGAATAAGAGCAGTAAAGAGCTTCTGGAGAAGATGATGGAGGAGAATGAGAAGATGATGGGTTTGATGGCTGATCTGTACGAGAGAAATGAAGTTCAGACGAGATTGCTTAGTTCTCTGTCTCACAGAGTTGAACAATTGGAGAGAGCTTACATATGCGATAagctgaggaagaagaagatgaagcgTGCTACTGCTGCTCAATGTCACAGATAGTCAATTCAATAACTATCTTCATTTGTTTCTTAATGTAAATTTTGATTTTAATAAATGTGTAAGGCATTGTTTTTTGTGTCAATTTACAATTTTGATTTTAATAAATGTGAAacattgtattattattatttttttactgtgTCAATTTACAATTCTGATTTTATGTTCTAATTAATACTTAATAATCTCAGTTAGGgtgaaataaaaatttgaaaactcAACTAGCTATGAAGGAACTCTGTAAAAAACAGAGTTCTTGAGCTGTGAAAAGTGAGATGGAAGGAGAGAAGAGATGGAATAAAAATACTGTGAAGCTCAATCAATATGATTGGCTGTTGaatcttttatttatatagGTAATCATTACAAGAAGAGTTAGTTACAATTCAACTAAAACAAGCTGCAAACTAAAACAAGCtgcaaaaaatagaaaaataacttAGTAACAAGATATTTAGTTAGTTAGTAATAGTAAAAACAGAAGGCCAAACTAACTCTTTAACCACCTATATACTATATACTTCAATACCAAATTACACTGGTCTAGACTAGGTGTTAGTTTGTCTCTAAAAAACAAAGATTAGCCAGTTGGTTTTGGGGTCCACATATCGAACATCAagtttaggggtgttcataaaatagccaatccaatccgcacgatctaatccgcaaagtgcggatatccgcaccgcacttgtgcagattggattggattggaaaattcaaaatccgcacttgtgcggattggatgttgattgacatgtaaaagtaaccgatccaatccaatctgatttagtgagatttctctcacctagaaactcgagaccagacccctaTTTAGAGGACACGTATACTCGGATTTCCTAAAGAAAGCTGAGATGTCCCTGagggactcctcgaagttttaaACCTCGCTTAAGATAGAATCAGCGAGAGGTAGCGAGCATGACCGAAGTCGAATCTCATCCGAGACAAGAGAGTAGCTcgcatatattgaactatatgcTAGTATCCTCCCCGTGTCCGTGTATAAACTAGGAGAGCGACTCTCTGTAAATGCGAGTTGGTCCTAAGAACCCTGCACCCTTGATAAATTAATATAGACTTGCATGTCTAGGTCCTATCAGCCCGTCATGCGATGTCCACAAAAGGCGACTACCTAAGGACGCAAACATCCTAAACATAAACGATAAACCCGCGAGTTTATCACCAGAATATGAACAGTCAACCCGCAGATttagaagacgcatacgttgatgaacttagtaaccgccgctcatttattaatgttaacggtGTTTGgttaattattgtaattcaatgtgtaaaacgGATTGATAATGAATGCAATCTTTGTATAACtaattggacacctgctttgtatataaaggggtgatccgcCGTGAAATGGGATCTACGAAtctcttgctacagtggactaagcagaccataatctgactgaaccactatacttCTCTGTCTTCTTGTTATTTTCCAGCTTTTGTtaattatttctcattcccagttgaatactcgcacttgtctttCCACGTAAATTGCTTCTTGTCACtaataatatcatataatttggtgttgcgaaatttactcgacaacatttggcgccgtctgtgggaaagcGAACTAAGATTTTATTCATTTCAAGAAAAAtaccatcatggctggaaatcaaacAAACGGaggagctaacaacgggtccatcaacaTTGGGACGATGAACGTACCGTTATCTGGAGCTGGAATGCCACCTGTGCACGTCATTAATGGTGGAGTAGGGAGaagcaatatcagacctctcaacctattcccagaaacaactgaccctcaagtcggggacacatccacaccaccagcaaccatgcatttttCCCCCGTCACTCCGGCAGTGGTATCCGAGGGAATCATCCAACTCACCACTGATCAACATACTgcaattcaggatcaactgTGTGCACTACAGGCCGAAGTAGATGGACAAAACTGGGCCCGATGCCCCCCGAGTTCCTGCTACTCGCACGGATAACCCTCAGGTAGCAAattctagacgtcatactaatcgtgtacgcagggaacgaagaaccaACCCTGAAGGTTTGGACCTGAACCATCCAACATCGAGGGATCAATCCACAAGGTATCCAAACCAAAGCACACAGGTTGATGAAGACCCTGAACCGCAATCCTCGCAGTCGACCATcaagagacaacgacgcagaatcAGCCTCTTCGTCATCGTATGGTCGTACACCAAGCAGATatacaaggtccggctctgtacagacGCAACAGGGAGGACATTACCAGGTACATCggggtgatctgcgtgatcaccttaACACAGTTTTTAGAGCGCGATCTTCGCGCCTCTCATAATACGgagacactccgtgatccccatgcggacgatcagggtgtcaacacTTACAATAACCCGCCTAcggcgccgatcgcgaccactgggatcaATGTCCCAGCAAATCTCGCCGCAGTAGTTGCGACTCCCGCAGTCGTAGCAGCCCCGACTCCTGCGACTGGAGGgattgaccaaagcatgcttctgcaggctttgaaaatgctcgagcagcaacgaAAGCCCATATACAAGTTGCATGGTACCTcgctttgttgggttttatgccctaaataaaactcatttcaatataatcagatttacttattaatatagatcagaaataacatttaatgttgcatggttcacatgatttatttcatgattatatgtacataatgtatgaattcatctgaaacccttttcacatacttgatcctgtttattgtgccgtcaacacattggaaagtaaacatgactatgtgaataaagtttcctagatttatcagacatagggttttactgatatgataatctacaacagagtttacttgcatttggagaaatgctatgttctttccagaacattggttaaagtaaagctcaggttggatgcatggagtatgcatcggaagggaccgatattgaactttgacttagatttattaaacttaccgtaatatctattcaagtcaatatcgcctagttgatcctagatcaaatggtcttaatcctgatatgattaggctcaatcttgaaaggctattcgtgttctttgatttgttagttaagcctacttttaggtcagggtgatacgtacattttgggaacacggtagtgcaattgagtgggagcgctagcataaacatgaaatctatagcttctatctggcgaatagtaagcaaaggatgatctccttcgagcttgaccaaacgaacataaatggtggagtactcatttcacataagctgaaatatcatttatacggggtcaagtgttttaaggaataaatacattgtagggtgtaacggtaatttaatccctttacagtgtagatcattcatatagaggatcagtgatcacattaggattataacaatggataactaatgatgtgtctatatggtggaacatatagagcattctatatactgagagtgcaattctaagttctatgcgtggattcaacgaagaattaataagttagtgaattttagtgctaaattcttgatctacttattggaagctcggttatatagacccatggtccccgcactagttgagataatattgcttgtaagactcatgtaattggttttgattaatcaattataattctcaaattagactatgtctatttatgaatttttcactaagtaagggcgaaattgtaaagaaagagttaataggggcatatttgttaattatgatactttgtatggttcaattaataaatatgataaatgacaatattatttaataattatttatagttattaaatagttagaattggcatttaaatggttgaattagaaaattggcgtttttgagaaaatcagatgcagaaaaggtaaaactgcaaaattgcaaaaagtgaggtccaaatccactagtatagggccagccacttttgtaggaaatttaaactgatattttcattattttaatgccaaataattcaaacctaaccctagtggaatgctataaatagatagtgaaggcttcaggaaatttacacttaaattttctatttttccttcagagaaaaacctgagcctttctctctccctatctttagctgccacttcttctttctcttcctcttgaatttcgaaaatccttagtgtatgagtagtgcccacacacaacaagtgatacctcaatcatagtgaggaagatcgtgaagaaagactttcagcaagaaggaggtttcagcatcaaagattcagagaaagagatccaggttcggatattgataatgctctgctacagaaaggaatcaagggctagatatctgaatggaaagagtcatattattccgctgcacccaatgtaaggtttcctaaactttatatgtgtttatttcatcgttttagaaagttcatatttagggtgttaataaacatacttgtgagtagatctaaaatcctggtaaaataatttctaacaactggtatcagatcCATGGTAATTgttttacttgcaagaaatttggactttaaaacgattgtttgtttgtttttggatggtatcatgttgtattgagtgttatttgatgattgattgatgtttgtaaattttcgtgaaaaataattatgattCTGTTtcggaaattattttta from Cannabis sativa cultivar Pink pepper isolate KNU-18-1 chromosome 4, ASM2916894v1, whole genome shotgun sequence carries:
- the LOC115714697 gene encoding BAG family molecular chaperone regulator 6 codes for the protein MKLSELKLLESSPLPLLDQSRFSFLINYSPNPLILLQNTLIHTQRKYLRLIMESPFFRGHWSNFKPRPRYSPSAREISASAKPSPKVVSIPVHFVGSEQKRSDSALKVQKVFRGFLVRKSLKRIAAIKAEVDEIEKRMSQKETMVLIRKDGKERLRMNETLMSLLFRLDSVKGVDSGVRDCRKTVIRKAIRLQERLDAIVTGGDEQFLEDKETAAECESLGDDDKAVEHTPDLERESAEVDPSQESSADNTNSSEVELDRSLEKEGEEPEIEEDCKSELKNNLAEPGINQRTAEEASGETLKSEDIADNMEAAKVKTEENKESNDTMSESGSSIDEKSPIEEEEDTGNKKEENENKEKKNKSSKELLEKMMEENEKMMGLMADLYERNEVQTRLLSSLSHRVEQLERAYICDKLRKKKMKRATAAQCHR